One window from the genome of Nicotiana sylvestris chromosome 9, ASM39365v2, whole genome shotgun sequence encodes:
- the LOC138878306 gene encoding uncharacterized protein translates to MGNQELQDTPISVSCTGIEKEVYKDGISACSYIHNEFADALATLSSMIQHPDKNFIDPIPVRIHDQLAYCAHVEEEADGKPRFHEIKKYLARGKHSELANRCTSTGATPYMLVYDTEAVIPAEVEIPSLSIMKEAELDDVEWVKSRYDQLALIDKKIVNAVYHGQLY, encoded by the exons atgggcaaccaagaactacaagatactcccatatctgtatcatgtacaggaattgagaaagaggtttataaAGACGGAATTTCAGCATGTTCATATATCCAcaatgagtttgctgatgcattggctaccttgtcatccatgatacaacatccagacaagaactttattgatcccattccagtaaggatccatgatcagctagcttattgtgcccatgttgaagaagaagcagacggaaagcctagGTTTCATGAGATCAAGAAATATTTGGCAAGGGGCAAACACTCAGAACTTGCGAATC GCTGCAcgtcaactggggcaaccccctatatgttggtttatgatacagaagccgtcattcccgccgaagtggaaattccctccctaagtaTCATgaaggaagctgagctcgacgacgtagagtgggtaaaaagtcgctACGatcaactagcccttatagacaaaAAAATAGTTAATGCAGTTtaccatggtcaactttattag